The nucleotide sequence ATGCCGGCATGCGTTGCCCGCTGGCCCGAAGCCAGCGGGCCAGCGGGCGGTTAACGCTCAGCGGCTTGAGGCCGCTGAGCACCGCCGGCATCCACAACCACATGTAAGAAACCCGCAGACCCCTGACGCGACTGCCTGGATTCCGGCTTGCGCCGGAATGACAATCAGCGCCGTGCCGCGACTGCACCGTTGCACCACTTGCACCAATTCGCGCTATTCGCTGACCGCTCTATATTGCGACCCGGAAGCCGATATGCTCGCGCCGCCGCGCCGGATAGCTCAGGCTGCGCGCGTCACAGCGCACGTAGCGCGCGCTCCGGCTGGCGAACGAGCCGCCGCGCAGCACGCGCTGCTCCGGCGACGCCGGGTCCTCGCGGCCGTCGCCTGCGTCGTAAGGATATGGCCGGTAGACGGAATTGACCCACTCCCAGACGTTGCCCGCCATATCGAGCGCACTGTACGGGCTTGCGCCAGCCGGGTATTGCCCGACCGGCATCGTCGCAGCCCGCTTGGTGCCGCGCCGGAAATTGAGCCGCGTCGCGTCGGGCCGCGCATCGCCCCACGGATATGCGCGCCCGTCCGTGCCGCGTGCCGCCTTCTCCCACTCGGCCTCACTCGGCAAGCGTCCGCCAGCCCACGCGCAGAACGCCTGCGCGTCGTGCCAGTCCACGTAAGTGACCGGGTGCTGTTCTTTGCCCGGCGGCGGCGCGCCGCCGCGCCAGTGCGCAGGCGTTGCATGGCCCGTCGCGGCGACGAACTGCGTGTATTCCGCGTTCGTCACCGCCGTCTGCGCGATACGGAATTCGGGCAGGCAAACGGTCTGCAACGCCGCATGCTCATCCTGCGCGTCGCTGCCCATCAGGAACTCGCCCGCCGGCACTTCCACCAGATCGAGCCCATCGCGTGGCGCATCGGCTGCGATGCGGAACCCGATGTACACGTCGCGCGCACCCGCTTCGATGCCGGTGCGGTCGGCACAGCGGACGCCGCGCGCGTCGTGGTTGTACGTCCCGCCGCGCACAACGCGCCGGGCTGCGCTCGCCGGGTTCTCGCGCCCATCGCCCGGGTCGTAGGGGTACGGCCGATAGGCGGAACTCGTCCACTCCCAGACGTTGCCCGCCAGGTCGAGCGCGCCGCACACGCTCGCGCCGCGCGGGTACTGCCCAACGGCCATCGTCCCCTGCGCGGCGGGCGACACACCGAAGACGTTGCCGTTGAAGTGACAGCGCGTCGCATCGGGCGCATCGTCACCCCACGGCCACAGCCGCCCATCGTCGCCGCGCGCCGCCTTCTCCCACTCGGCCTCGCTCGGCAATCGCGCGCCGGCCCAGGCGCAGTACGCCTGCGCGTCGTGCCAGTCCACATAAGTGACCGGATGCGCGGCCTTGTCTGCCGGCATCCTGCCGCCGGGCCAGTGACCGGGCGGCGGGTGGCCTGTCGCCTGCACGAAGGCGCGGTATTGCGCGTTCGTGACCGGCATGCGGCCAATAACGAACGCGGACAACTCGACGCGCTGTTGCGGCATCTCGTTGCGGTATGGCGCCGCGTCCGCGAGCGGGCCGCTGCCCATCAGGAACTCGCCCGCCGGGACTGTCAGCCAGGTCGGAGCATAAGACACTGTCATGTGGAAAGGAGCGTTCTGGTGATCACCCACATCGACCAGACCTCGCGGGTTTTGAGAACCCACGAGGTCCTGACCATGTGTCCGGTGTCAGTCATCGTGTGCCGTCAAAACCATATTCGCCACGGAGACACAGAGACACAAAGAAGACCTTCCTTGGTTCTTCATTTGCGCTCTTTGCGTGCTTTGCGGTGAAAGCCGTTGCCGCGCCGATACGCACCGCCTGTTTTTGCTCGCCCATGACTTGGTCGCAGATCACCCTTGGGATTTGGACGTTGGGGGTTGGGATTTGTCGTTACGCCATCGCATTGGCTACGTCGATACGGCCCCTGGCGACCAGGTCACGGAAGGCGCTGATCGTCTCGCGCACGCCGTCGATCAGCGGCGTGTACTTCAGGCCGGGCACGAACGCGCGCAGCGCTGCGTCGTCCAGGAACGACGGCACCGCCAGCGGCGCGCCGGTTATCGTCACCTGCGAGTCGTGCACGGTCTCGGCGATCGCGTCGACGACTTCCTGTACTTTCACGTTGCTGCCGCCGAGGTTGAATACACGCGCGCCGCCGCTCGGCGTGTCAGCGCAGCCGATGAGCGCGCGCGCTGCGTCGCCGGCCAGCACGAACGTGCCCGCGCCGCCGTAGGTGATTGTATACGGTTTGCCGATTGCCGCCGACAGCATCGCCTTGGTCGGCAGGGAGGTCATGCCGCGGTCGCGGCCCAGCCCGTACACGGTATGCGGGCGCAGGCCGACAGTCGGCACGCCGTTGTCCTGCCAGTAGATGCGCGCGTTGCCCTCGTTGGCGAACTTGTAGACGCCGTAGTGTGTGGCGGGCGCGAGAATCGCGCTCTCGGTCAGCGCGCCCTCGCCGTACATGCTGGCCGGGCCGTAGACGGCGGCCGAACTGGTGTAGACGACCTGCTTGACGAGGTCCTTGTGTCGCGCGGCCGTCTCGAGGACGTTGACCGTGCCGGTCACGTTGACGATCGCGCCGCGCACCGGGTCGGCGCGGCAGAACGGCACCTGCAGGGCGGCCAGGTGGATGATGTGCGTGATGCCGTTGTCGACCACGACCTTCTCCACCTGCGCGAAGTCGCCTATGTCGCCCTTGACGAGCTTGATCTGCGCCAGCGCCTCGTCGCTCATCAGCAACTTGAGCCGCAGCGGGTCGGTGCTCAGGTCGAAGCCGACGGCGTGTTGCCCCTGCTTCGTCAGTTCGTGGATTGTCCAGGCGCCGATGCAACCCATCACGCCAGTCACCAGATAACGGTTGGTCATAATCAACCTCCTGTGTTGCAGTGTAGGGGCGCATTGCGATGCGCCCGATTTGCTAACCCAACGTCTGCACAGTATACGCCGCGTGTGCGCCGATCAATTTACCTGCGACAAAGCGCATCGGGCTGAACAGGTTGATGTCCACGAGCGACGCGCGGCCGTCCAGCGCCTGCTCGCACAGCATCTGCCCGATCACCGGGCTCAGCTTGAAACCGTGGCCGCTAAAGCCGGCGGCGACGATCAGTCCATCGATGCCGGGCAGCGGGCCGAGCATCGGCTGGAGGTCGGGCGTGCAGTCGTACACGCCGGTGAAGCCGCCGTTGAGCGTCGCGTCGCCCATGTCGTGGAAGCGGTGATGGAACCGCTCGGCCATCATCAGCAGTTCGCTGCGATCCGCCGCTCGCTCGGCCTCGACCTCCGGGTCCACGTGCCCTTCGTCGGCGGCGGTCGTGCCGACGAGCGTCAACTCGCTGCCCTCCGGCCGGTAGTAGCTGCCGGAGACGCGATCCGAGACGATTGGGTGCGGCGCGCCGAACGCAGCGGCGCGCTGGACGATCGCCATATTGTGCCGCACCGGCTTGATCGGCGCGTCGAAGCCGAGCGGCGCGAGCAGTTCCTTCGCGCGGAACCCGGCGGCGACAATGGTCAGCCCGGCCTCGATCGTGCCGCGGTCGGTCTCGACGCCGCGCACCCGCCCGCCCGAGTGAATCAATCGCCGCACGGTCGGGCCGATCTGGATCGTCGCGCCGGCCGCGCGCGCCGCCTCGCTGAAGGCGACCGCCGTGCCGTGCGGGTCGGCGTAGCCCGACTCCGGCTCCCAGGCCGCCGCGCCGACGCCCTCGACGTTGATGCGCGGCTCCAGTTTGCGGATGGTCTCGGGCAGCAGCACCTCGGCGTTGATGCCGAGCGAGCGGTGCATCTCGACGTTGGAGCGGATCGCGTCGACGTCGCGCGGGCCGATCAGCGCGAGGAAGCCGGTGCGGCGGAAGCCGCTCTCGCCGCCGACGATCTCACCGAAGCGCTCGAAGATGCGCAGGGCGGCCAGCGCCATGCGCGCCGGCGCTTCGTGCGTGTAGTGCGTGCGCACGATCGCCGACGACTTGCCGGTCGCGCCCATCGCGATGCCGTGCTTCTCGACGAGCATCACGCGCCCAGCCTTGCGCCGCGCGAGGTGCATCGCCGTGCTCGTGCCGGTGCACCCGCCGCCGATGACGAGAAAGTCTGTCGTTTCGGTCATAGGTCAGTCCTCTGAATACAAAACGTTATCCGCGAATAACGCGAATCGATCGATTGTTGAACAAGTCCCAGATTGTCGTGTATGTCCTGTGCACGGCGGCTACGTCGCCGTCCGCCGCGGTGCGGCGGGCACAGGATGAAGCGCGGAGGTCATGCTTCCGCGTGGGAGCTATGCAAGCGCGAACCACCTGAATCGCCGCATTTCAGATCCTTTGCGCGCGTTGCATCAGCAAGGCGCTGCGTTTTGCGTCCGCGCTCAGGATGACAGTTTTGCTTTCGCGCCCAGTGGCTTTGTCTGGCTACTGCGTCATCGTGCGGAAGAACGCGGCCAGCTCCGCCGGGTTGTCGTATTCCTGCACCGCGCGCGAGATGCCGCGCAGCGTCTCCGATATGTCCGAACCGCGAAGCGCGACCGTGACGACCGGGATGCCGCGCGCGTGCGCGTAACCCGCCTCGATCCCGACGCCGACACCCTTCTCCGTCAGATCGATCACCACCAGGTCACACAATTCGATCAGCGCGAACGTCTCGCGCATCAGGTCGTCCGGCGCGAACGAGAACGCGCCCCACTGCTCAAGGTCGCGCGCCACGACCGCCGTATCCCACCCGGCGGCCGCGAGCGCGGCGCACAACGCCTCGATCAGCAGCCGGTTTGCCTGATCGGCATGATATTTGATGGCGACGTAAGCCTTCATCGCAAGGAGTTATCCGCGAATAACACGAATGAACGCGAATCGAAAACCTGCTGAATGTGCCCCGGGCTTTGGATCCTTCGCCTGCGTCGCGGCGTTCTCACTCGTACGGCTCGTCATTCCGACATGGTTTTGGCCGGAATTCACAGTTGGCACGCGCCATATACTCGCCAGAGTGGATGCCGGCTAACAACATGCCGGCATGACGCTCGGGGTGCCGCCCACTGTTCACCGTTGACCATTCACTGCTCACTGTCTTCTGACGACTGACTTCTGACTACTGGTAACACCACATGCGACGGGTGCGCGGCGTCCACATAGACGCTGTTGTGCGCCGGCTGCATGTGTGTGTGCCGCCCCATCGGCTCGCCCGTGTTCGGGTTGCGGTCGAAGCGCGGGAAGTTGCTGCTCGATATGTCGATGCGGATGCGATGCCCCGCCTTGAACAGGTTGCTCGTCGGCGCGAGGTCGATCTGCACCGGCGCGACCTCGCCCGGCGTTAGCATCTCCTCGCGCTCCCACGAGTTGCGGTAGCGGCAGCGGATGATCGAGTCGACCAGGTTCAAGTGATAGCCGCCCGGGTAGTCCGCGTTCGGCGGGTAGACGTCCACGAGCTTGGCCGTGAAGTCGGTGTCGGGCGCTGACGACGCGATCCAGAGCTTGACGGTGATCGGTCCGGTCAGTTCCACGTCGGCGGCGAGCGGCGGCGTCTGGAAGACGAGCACGTCGGGGCGCATCGACAGCGGCATGTATGGCGGCTCGGCGGCGACCATGCCCGGCCCCGGCTGCTGGTGCATGCCGCCCTCGACGACGATGCTGCGCAGGCGCAGTTGCAGCGAGATGTTGCGGCCCCAGAACGGGTCAAGCCCGTCGCCGAGCTTGATCAGTTCCATCAGGCCGCTGGAACTCGCGCCGAGCGTCGGCACCGGATGGTCCGGGTCATAAGTGTACCGGCGCGGCGCGGAGTCGGCCGCGGGCGCATCGGTGGAGAGCGCGCCGTCGCCGTGCAGGTAGTACGTCGCCGGCCGCATACGCGCCAGCGGCCACTCCTGCTCGTCGCGCCAGCGGCCGCCGTGGTCGAGCTTGCCGAGCGCGGTCTTGCGTCCGCTGCCGCCGCCCATCACGAAGAGTCGCACCGGCGGGTCGTTTTCCACGCCGTTGTCCTCGCCCTTCAGCGTTGCGGAGCGAAGCGGAGCATCAGAATTGTTCCGCTCGCGGTCCCTGTCAGGGGACAGCCAGCGGTCGTACCAGCGCAACTGCGCCGCGAAGTAGCGCCCGTTGCCCCACGCGCCATCCGCGCCGTAATCCACGTCGCCGGAATAGGTGATGCCGTTGCGCATGCCGGTGTGCGTCCATGGCCCCATGATCAGCTTCGCGGGCGCCTTGTTCTGCGCGCGCATGGCGTTGAAGTACTGCGGCGTCGCGTCGGCGAACAGGTCGTACCAGCCGCCGGTCAGCATCACCGGGATATCGGCGTGGCGGTCGAAGTGGCGCGCGAAGTCGTTGGCCTCCTGCGCCCAGTAGTCGTCGTATGTGCCGCGCGTGGCGTAGTCGATCAACACCTGCTCCAGGTTCGGGATGACGGCCAGCGCGGTGTGTCCGGGCTTGAACGGAAGCGTATAGACCAGTTCGCGCATCTGCTCCATTGCCCAGACGATCGACTCGAAGATCGCCGGGTCGTCGCGCGCCTCCTGCGACTCGACGGCATGCACGAACAGCGCGCCGAACATCTGCAGTTGCTGCGCGCCGCCGCGCCGCGCCTGGTGCACGTAGCTGTTGATCGGCATCACGTCGGGCCAGATTGCGGTCAGGTGCGGCGGGCGATGCAGGGCGGCGCGCGTCTGCGTCAGGCCGGGGAACGAACTGCCGACCATGCCGGTCTTGCCGTTGCTCCACGCCTGCGCGGCGATCCACTCGATCGTGTCGTAGCCGTCGTCGCCTTCGCCGGGGTTGACGACGTGATGATACTGGCCGCGCCCCTCGGAATCATAGCGCCCGCGCAGGTCCTGCAGGATGGTCGCGTAGCCGTGCGGCGTGAAGAACTCGGCGATCTCGACGTAGCGCGCCGCGCTCTTGTCGTACGGCGTGCGGCAGACGATCGCCGGGAAGCGCCCGGGCGCAAGCGCGCCGTCCTGCGCCGGTAGATAGACATCAGAAGCGAGCCGCACCCCGTCGCGCATGGGAATCATGACGTTCTTGAATTTGGCCAAGGCGTATGATGGTTTCAACGGAAACTCTCAATCATCTTTCCGCTAATAACGCGAATCTGCGCGAATCAAACGACAGATGCACGCTCAACTCTTTGGAACACGAAACACACGGAATGACGCGAAGGGCGCGAAAGAAACCCCGCCGCGAGCGAGCGGTGCGCCGCATGCTGCGGCTTCCTTTCGTGTTTCTCGCGTGCTTTCGCGGTTTTCGTGTTCCAAGCCGTCCCGCACCCCGTCGCGCATGGGAATCATGACGTTCTTGAATTTGGCCAGGGCGTATGGAGGTGTGGTCATAAGTGTGTTATGGCGTTGGGCCGTTTGGAACGCGAACGGCACGAAACAGCGCGAGATGCGCGAAACAAACCATGTCACAACTGAGCAGCGCGCTGCATGTTGCGGCTTTCGTGTTCCGATGCCCTACCACGTCTTCAGCACTTGATTCTTCTTCAGATGACACAATTCACACAGAACTTTGAGTTGTTCTTGAGTCAGAACAGGGTCTTTCTTAATGCGATCCCAAGTTAGCCCGATCTGTTTCAATTCCTGCTTTACCAAAGAATACTTGCGCCGCTGCCCATTTCCAATCTGAGAGTGTGCGATGAAATAGGTTCCATCGTCTGTCTTCAATTGGATCGTATCTTCGATACGTCGAAACTGTACCTGAAACGTGTGATAGCTCGCCCTGATAATCTCAACGATTACACCGGCATCCCGAATACGCTCAAACCATGCCTTTCTCGGATAACAAATGTAATCCCACCCTTTAGATGTCCAATCGGTATTGTCTCGGACTTGCTTCGCTGTCGTTTTCGATACATCATCCGAGACAAACGCTATGCGCGGACGTGCTGTCCTTGAGGGCATACGTGGAGTTCGATCTTCTTTTTGGAGCAAGGAGGCGATCTTGTTATCTTGAGCAGACGGAGTGAATCTTTTCGGGGGCCGCTCTACCTTTTGATAATTGCGTAGGAATTGTCGAGTAAGTGGAAAAGATTCCTTGCCCCAAAGGCTATTGAATTCCCGCGTGAGCACTTTTGATATTACTTCACTTCGTTTGGCAGAAATCTTCACAGAAAGTTCGCCCGATGCATGTAATCCATCGTCTGTCAGATTTGCAGACCCAACATACAGTCGCATTGATTGTCCTTTACTAAATAGATAGAGCTTCCAATGGAAACGCCTGTTCCTCGCGATTCTGATCTCAACTTGATTCGGCTTTTCGGTTTGAAGCGCGAAGAGCTTGTTGAGTGCCGATGGCGCTGTAAACCTCTGATAGAGTCCAACAACTACTCGCACCTTGGATGAAGGCTTTCTATGCAACATATCGCGGATTTGGCCTTCGATTTCGCGGCAAGCTGACAGCGAGGTAAAAGCTGTAGCAATGCCAACATTAGTAGCCCAATCAAGACCGTCACCGATTTCGTATGACATGGTCGCTGGCCCACGGTTAGGAATAACCTCAATTCTCATGCAATGTCTCCTGTGCGACTATGTCGCGATCCAGTCGCGTTATTCAGGGACTTCAACTTTCTGAAGAAGCAAATTCCCGTACTCGTCCACCTTTGCAGCATAGCCGGGGTGCACGGCGGTCGTCGAGTCGAACTCTTCGATGATCGCTGGCCCGGCGACGACGTGCCCGGCGCGCAGGGCGTAGCGGTCGTACAGCGGCACATCGCTGAAGCCGCCGCGCTCCGCGAAGTAGACCGAGCGCGCACCCTTGGCGTGCGCTGCGCCGTCCGCCGCGCCGACCGCGCGCAGGCGCGGCTTGCCGATGCGGCCGATCGCCGTCAGCCGCAGGTTCACGAACTCGACCGGCTCGCCCGGCGAGGCATGCCCGTAGGCGCGCTCGTGCTCGGCGTGGAACAGCGCCAGCAGGCCGGCCACGCGCTCCGCGTTCAACTCGCCCGCGTCTCCCGCCGCCAGCGGGATCGTCAACTCGAACGACTGGCCGACGTAGCGCATGTCGATCATGTGCGCGAACGCCATGTCGGCGGGACGTATGCCCTCGCGCGCCAGTTCGGCGCGGCCCTCAGCCTCCATGCGCGCGAACACACGCGCAATCGCCGGTGCGTCGATCCGGTCGGCGCGCTGGATGAACGTCGCCGCGTAGTCGTGCTTCAGGTCGGTGACGAGCAGACCAAGCGCTGAGAAGATGCCCGGGCTCATCGGCACGCACGTCGTCGGCACCTCCATCGTCTGCGCCAGCCGGTTGGCGTGCGCCGGGCCGCCGCCGCCGAACGCGATCAGCACGAAATCGCGCGGGTCGTGTCCGCGCTGCACCGAGACGAGCCGCAGCGCGTTGACCATCGCCGCGTTGGCGATCTCGACGATGCCGTAGGCCGCCTCGATCGGGTCCATGTCGAGCCGGTCGGCGACCTTCTCCTTGATCGCCGCGCGCGCCCGCTCCACGTCGAGCTTGATCTCGCCGCCGAGGAAGTAGTCCGGGTTCAGCCGCCCCAGCACCAGGTTTGCATCGGTGATGGTCGGCTCGGTGCCGCCCTGGCCGTAGCAGACCGGGCCGGGGTCCGCGCCCGCGCTCTGCGGTCCGACGCGCAGTGCGCCGCCGGAGTCCACCCAGGCGATCGAGCCGCCGCCCGCGCCGATCTCGACCAGGTCGATGACCGGCGTGCGGATCGGGTAGCCGCTGCCGCGCGCGCGGCCGCTGCCGCTCTGCGCCGCCGCGCCGACCTCGTACTCCTTCGTCACCTTCGGCCGCCCGTCCTCGACCAACCCAGCCTTGGCGGTCGTGCCGCCCATGTCAAAGGAGAGGATGTTGCGGAAGCCGAGCGTGTCGCCGAGATGCGTGGCGGCGATGACGCCGGCCGCCGGGCCCGACTCGACCATGAAGACCGGCTTCTCGCGCGCCGCTGCGAACGTGAAGACGCCGCCGCTTGACTGCATGATCAGCAGCTCGGCGCTCAACCCCATCGCGCGCAGGCGCTCCTCAATGCTCTGCAGGTAGCGCGCGACGATCGGGCGGATGCCGGCGTTGATGACGGTCGTGCTGGCGCGGTAGTATTCGCGAATCTCCGGCGCGACGTCGGACGAGAGCGAGACGATTGCCTCCGGGAAGACCTCGGCGAGGATCGCGCCGATCTGCCGCTCGTGCGCCGGGTTGATGTACGCGTGCAGCAGACAAACCGCGACCGCCTCGACGCCCTCGGCCTTCAACTGTAGCGCGACCTGCCGCGCCGCCGTCGTGTCGAGCGGCTTCAGCGCGTTGCCCTGCCAGTCGAGCCGTTCCGGCACGCCGAAGCAGAGGTAGCGCGGCACGAGCGGGCGCGGCTTCTCGAACTGCAGGTCGTACAGCGAGGGGCGAATCTGCCGCTGGATTTCCAGCAGGTCGCGGAAGCCCTCGGTCGTGATAAAGCCGGTGCTGGCCAACTTGCCTTCGATGATCGCGTTGGTCGCCACGGTCGTGCCATGCACGACGTAGCGTACATCGCCGGGCGACACGGCCGCCTCGCGCAGGATGCGCGCGCTCGCTTCGAGGAATCCGAGCGACGGGTCGCGCGGCGTCGACGAGACCTTGCCGATGCGAATCTCGCCGGTTTCTTCGTTGATCAGCATGGCGTCCGTGAAGGTGCCGCCGATGTCAATGCCAAGCCGGTAGGGCATGCTGAATGCTCCGATGTGTATAGACCCGAAGGGTTTGCAAAACCCTTCGGGTCGGTTGGTTTACAATTCGATCCGGTAGCGGCAGACTTGCCGCTCGCCGCGCGCATACAGTTCCGTCGTCGGCGGCAGGTCCACGATTTCCAGCAGGTGCGCGCCGGCCAGTTCGCAACTGCGGCGCGACGCGATGTTCTGTGGGTTGCAGGTGATCATCAGCGACGTCATGCCGTGCCGCCGCGCCAGCGGCAGCAGCAACCGCACCGCGCGCGCCGCGAAGTGCCGCCCGCGATGCGCTGGCTCGACGCCGTAGCCGATGTGCCCGCCGTACAGCACCAGTCCCGGAATGTTGCCGATGCGCAGATTGATGCGCCCAGCCGCTTCAGCGTGGCCAGCGTGCCGCATCTGAACCTCGTAGGCCGGCACGTAGCGCTTGGCCGGGTTCTCCGGTTGGCGCTCGGCGATGACAAGTTCGAGCTCGCCGTCCACCAGCGGCCCCGGGTCCAGCCACGCGAAGTCGGCATTGATCGTCGTCCAGAACGCCGGGTCCACTTCAATGCCGTACACCTTACGCGCCCGCTCGATGCTCAACTTCTCTTCGCGCGCGTCGCGCAGAATCTGGTGCGGGTCGCGCTCGAGCGGATCGCCGTACCCGCCGCCGCCGCAGGTGCGGAACGAGACGACGTCGCCCGCGTGCAATTGGAGCGTCGTCTTGGAGCCGAGTCGCTGCGCCGCACGGCCGGGCAGCGCCGTGTCGGCCGGGTTCAGGATGTACTCGGCCGTTTGTCCCGCGCTGCCGCCGAACAGCCCGTGCGGGCCCCAGCGGTCGCGGTCCGACAGGATCGTGAACGAGACGTCGTGGCCGGGGAACTCGTAGTCGCGCCGCAGGCCCAGCCCGCCGCGCATGCGCCCCGCGCCGTCGGAGTCCTCGATCAACTCATAGCGTGCGATGCGGATCGGGTAGTTGTTCTCGGTCTGCTCAATCGGCGCGTTCTCGGTGTTCTGGCCGTGCGCCTGCACGGCGTCGGCGCCGTCTTTTGTCAGGCGCGCGCCGTAGCCGCCCGCGATCGCCTCGTAGTAGGCGTAGTAGGAACGGGTCTCTGACCCGCTCTCGCCGTCGCGCGGGTCGATGCCGCCGAAGGCGACCTGCGCCATCATCGCCTTGGTGCCGGCCGGGATGCGCTCCGGCAGCGCGGCCGCCAGCGCCTTGAAGATCACATCCACCAGCCGCGTCTGCGTCTCCCAGCCGCCGACAACCGGCGCGGGCGCGGTGCAGTTGACGACCGTCCCTTCCGGCGCGATCATGCGCACCTGGCGGTAGAAGCCCTCGTTGACCGGCACGTCGGGGTCGATCAGGCATTTGAGCGCGTAGGCGCCGGCGGCGAACGTCATCGCGTGCGTGGAGTTGACCGGCGCGCGCCGCTGGGCGTCACAGCCGGTGAAATCGAACAGCACGCCGCTCTCGTCGATCGTGACCGTCGCGCTGAGCCGCACCGGATCGGCGCTGAAGCCGTCAGTGTCCACCACACCCTCGGCGCGGAAGATGCCGCGCGGCAGGTGCGCGATCTCGGCCTGCGCGCGGCGCTCGGTGTACGCGATCAATTCGTCGATGTACTGCTGCAGGATATTGATGCCGTACGTGTCGGCCAGCAGGCCGATGCGGCGCACGCCGGTGTTGTTGGCCGCCACCTGCGCGCGGAAGTCGCCGGCCGTCTCGCGCTTTGAGCGGATCTGCGACAGCACCAGCCGGAAGACATCGTCCACTATGCGCCCGCCCTGCACGAGCTTGACCGGCGGGATGATGATGCCCTCCTGGAAGACCTCGCGGAACGCGCCGATACTGCCGGGCGCGCCGCCGCCGACGTCGACGTGGTGTGCCAGCGCCGCCACGTAGCCGAGCCGCTCGCCCGATGCGGCATGAAAGACCGGCGACATGAGCGTGATGTCGTTCAGGTGAACGCCGCCCATGTACGGGTCGTTGCACAGAATCGCATCGCCGGGTCCGAGGTTCTCCGGGCCGTAGCGGCGAATGGCGCACGGCACGAACTCGGCCAGCGAGCCGAGGTGCACCGGCTGGCCCGACGCCTGCGCCACCGTACGCAGTTCGCGGTCGAAGAAGGCGCACGAGAAGTCCGTGCGCGTCTTGATGTTCACCGAGTACGCGCTGCGCCGCAGCGAAGCGGCCATTTCCTCGGTCGCTTCGAGCAGTGCGTTACGGATGACTTCAAACTGGATTGGATCCATTAGGGCTCATTCTCATCATTGCGCGCCCTCCAAAGAGGGCGAAGCAATCTTTCATCACGGTCAAACCGAGATTGCTTCGTCGCAAACGGCGCTCCTCGCAATGACGCCTCGTCACATCGCACCGGGGGCATGCAATGCGCCCCTACGCTCCTCGTCGTCACGCCCGCCGTACAGTTCACTGTTGACTGTTCACTGTTGTCTGGCTACTGACGACTGTCTACTGTCTACTGATAACTGGCAGCACGATGTGTGACGGGTACGCGCTCGTGTGCAGCACCGTCTGCTGCGCGATCTGCCACTGCGTGCCGTAGCCGATATCGTCGGTCGTGTTCAGGCAACGGTCGAAGCGCGGGAAGTTGCTCGACGAGATCTCGACGCGCAGACGGTGCCCGACCTTGAAGACGTTGCTCGTCGGCGCCAGCTCGATGCGGAACTCCGCGACCTCGTTCGGCTCCAGGAACTCGATGCTCGTGAACCCTTTGCGGTGCCGCGCGCGCACGATGCCCTCGGCCAGGTGGATCGCCTTGCCGTCCGGGTAGATATCCACGAGCTTGGCCGTGAAGTCCGTGTCGCGCGCCGACGACGAGGCGTACAGCACCACCTCCAACGGCCCGGTCACTTCCAGATCCTGATCCAGTTCAGGCGACGTGTAGCACAGCACGTCGTCGCGCCGCTCGACGGAGCGCTGGTCGATCGGCCCGGGGTAGATCGGGTCTTTCGCGAACTTCATGAACGTCCAGGTTGAGTTGTTGCCGCCCAGCGTCGTCACCGGGTTGTCGGGATCATAGTCGTAGCGGTCGGCCGGCTCGCTGCTCGGCGCGTCGGGCGTGAGTG is from Chloroflexota bacterium and encodes:
- a CDS encoding SUMF1/EgtB/PvdO family nonheme iron enzyme, coding for MTVSYAPTWLTVPAGEFLMGSGPLADAAPYRNEMPQQRVELSAFVIGRMPVTNAQYRAFVQATGHPPPGHWPGGRMPADKAAHPVTYVDWHDAQAYCAWAGARLPSEAEWEKAARGDDGRLWPWGDDAPDATRCHFNGNVFGVSPAAQGTMAVGQYPRGASVCGALDLAGNVWEWTSSAYRPYPYDPGDGRENPASAARRVVRGGTYNHDARGVRCADRTGIEAGARDVYIGFRIAADAPRDGLDLVEVPAGEFLMGSDAQDEHAALQTVCLPEFRIAQTAVTNAEYTQFVAATGHATPAHWRGGAPPPGKEQHPVTYVDWHDAQAFCAWAGGRLPSEAEWEKAARGTDGRAYPWGDARPDATRLNFRRGTKRAATMPVGQYPAGASPYSALDMAGNVWEWVNSVYRPYPYDAGDGREDPASPEQRVLRGGSFASRSARYVRCDARSLSYPARRREHIGFRVAI
- a CDS encoding SDR family oxidoreductase, translating into MTNRYLVTGVMGCIGAWTIHELTKQGQHAVGFDLSTDPLRLKLLMSDEALAQIKLVKGDIGDFAQVEKVVVDNGITHIIHLAALQVPFCRADPVRGAIVNVTGTVNVLETAARHKDLVKQVVYTSSAAVYGPASMYGEGALTESAILAPATHYGVYKFANEGNARIYWQDNGVPTVGLRPHTVYGLGRDRGMTSLPTKAMLSAAIGKPYTITYGGAGTFVLAGDAARALIGCADTPSGGARVFNLGGSNVKVQEVVDAIAETVHDSQVTITGAPLAVPSFLDDAALRAFVPGLKYTPLIDGVRETISAFRDLVARGRIDVANAMA
- a CDS encoding FAD-binding oxidoreductase — encoded protein: MTETTDFLVIGGGCTGTSTAMHLARRKAGRVMLVEKHGIAMGATGKSSAIVRTHYTHEAPARMALAALRIFERFGEIVGGESGFRRTGFLALIGPRDVDAIRSNVEMHRSLGINAEVLLPETIRKLEPRINVEGVGAAAWEPESGYADPHGTAVAFSEAARAAGATIQIGPTVRRLIHSGGRVRGVETDRGTIEAGLTIVAAGFRAKELLAPLGFDAPIKPVRHNMAIVQRAAAFGAPHPIVSDRVSGSYYRPEGSELTLVGTTAADEGHVDPEVEAERAADRSELLMMAERFHHRFHDMGDATLNGGFTGVYDCTPDLQPMLGPLPGIDGLIVAAGFSGHGFKLSPVIGQMLCEQALDGRASLVDINLFSPMRFVAGKLIGAHAAYTVQTLG
- a CDS encoding nucleoside 2-deoxyribosyltransferase, with amino-acid sequence MKAYVAIKYHADQANRLLIEALCAALAAAGWDTAVVARDLEQWGAFSFAPDDLMRETFALIELCDLVVIDLTEKGVGVGIEAGYAHARGIPVVTVALRGSDISETLRGISRAVQEYDNPAELAAFFRTMTQ
- a CDS encoding CocE/NonD family hydrolase, giving the protein MIPMRDGVRLASDVYLPAQDGALAPGRFPAIVCRTPYDKSAARYVEIAEFFTPHGYATILQDLRGRYDSEGRGQYHHVVNPGEGDDGYDTIEWIAAQAWSNGKTGMVGSSFPGLTQTRAALHRPPHLTAIWPDVMPINSYVHQARRGGAQQLQMFGALFVHAVESQEARDDPAIFESIVWAMEQMRELVYTLPFKPGHTALAVIPNLEQVLIDYATRGTYDDYWAQEANDFARHFDRHADIPVMLTGGWYDLFADATPQYFNAMRAQNKAPAKLIMGPWTHTGMRNGITYSGDVDYGADGAWGNGRYFAAQLRWYDRWLSPDRDRERNNSDAPLRSATLKGEDNGVENDPPVRLFVMGGGSGRKTALGKLDHGGRWRDEQEWPLARMRPATYYLHGDGALSTDAPAADSAPRRYTYDPDHPVPTLGASSSGLMELIKLGDGLDPFWGRNISLQLRLRSIVVEGGMHQQPGPGMVAAEPPYMPLSMRPDVLVFQTPPLAADVELTGPITVKLWIASSAPDTDFTAKLVDVYPPNADYPGGYHLNLVDSIIRCRYRNSWEREEMLTPGEVAPVQIDLAPTSNLFKAGHRIRIDISSSNFPRFDRNPNTGEPMGRHTHMQPAHNSVYVDAAHPSHVVLPVVRSQSSEDSEQ